The following proteins come from a genomic window of Microbacterium sp. SY138:
- the rpsF gene encoding 30S ribosomal protein S6: protein MTHQYELMVILTPEIDERQVAPTLDKFLKVITNDGGSIENVDIWGKRRLAYEIQKKTEGIYAVVNFTATSAATQELDRQLKLNEQIMRTKVLRAEEAQAMIASEAKRSEEKAARKAAKAAKA, encoded by the coding sequence GTGACGCACCAGTACGAACTCATGGTCATTCTGACCCCCGAGATCGACGAGCGCCAGGTCGCCCCGACGCTCGACAAGTTCCTGAAGGTCATCACCAACGATGGTGGCTCTATCGAGAACGTCGACATCTGGGGAAAGCGCCGTCTCGCATACGAGATCCAGAAGAAGACCGAGGGCATCTACGCCGTCGTCAACTTCACCGCGACCAGCGCCGCCACGCAGGAGCTCGACCGTCAGCTGAAGCTGAACGAGCAGATCATGCGCACCAAGGTGCTCCGCGCCGAAGAGGCTCAGGCGATGATCGCCTCCGAGGCCAAGCGCTCCGAAGAGAAGGCTGCC
- a CDS encoding ABC transporter ATP-binding protein: MSEVSVLDAQDVVVRYPGNPPVIAVNGVSISVAAGETVALVGESGSGKSSLARAVVGIEKTAAGTVLFRDAPVSPLGIRRRSIALTGIQMVFQDPATSLNPRRRVGDQIADGIATARARGAEGSTVDEWLERVGLPTTVSTRFPHQFSGGQKQRIAIARALAARPSLLVADEPISALDASTQTSVAGLMRDLVAESGAGMLFISHDLAVVRRIADRTFVMFGGRVLESGPTDQLWAAPRHPYTQALLAAIPEPDGAGRIPAAPSVDDRTVWAEIPPVMY, encoded by the coding sequence ATGAGTGAGGTCTCCGTCCTCGATGCGCAGGACGTGGTCGTGCGCTACCCGGGCAACCCGCCGGTGATCGCCGTGAACGGCGTGTCGATCAGCGTCGCCGCCGGGGAGACCGTGGCCCTGGTGGGCGAGTCCGGCAGCGGCAAGTCCAGTCTCGCCCGTGCCGTCGTCGGCATCGAGAAGACCGCCGCAGGGACCGTGCTGTTCCGCGATGCTCCGGTGTCGCCGCTCGGCATCCGCCGTCGCTCGATCGCCCTCACCGGCATCCAGATGGTGTTCCAGGATCCGGCGACCTCGCTGAATCCGCGGCGCCGGGTCGGCGACCAGATCGCCGACGGCATCGCCACCGCCCGCGCCCGTGGCGCCGAAGGATCGACCGTGGACGAGTGGCTCGAGCGCGTCGGTCTGCCGACCACCGTGAGCACACGCTTCCCGCATCAGTTCTCGGGCGGGCAGAAACAGCGCATCGCGATCGCCAGGGCCTTGGCCGCTCGTCCCTCGCTCCTGGTGGCGGATGAGCCGATCTCAGCGCTCGATGCGTCCACGCAGACGAGCGTCGCCGGCCTGATGCGTGACCTGGTGGCGGAGTCGGGAGCGGGCATGCTGTTCATCTCGCACGACCTCGCCGTGGTCCGCCGCATCGCCGACCGCACGTTCGTGATGTTCGGCGGACGCGTGCTCGAGTCGGGTCCGACCGATCAGCTCTGGGCCGCACCGCGGCACCCCTATACACAGGCGCTGCTCGCGGCGATCCCCGAGCCCGACGGCGCGGGTCGCATCCCCGCCGCCCCGTCGGTCGACGACCGCACGGTGTGGGCGGAGATCCCGCCGGTCATGTACTGA
- a CDS encoding ABC transporter ATP-binding protein, translated as MSAQSAAVQQTSTLSIRDLTIDIGRPLVKGVSLELEAGRIHGLAGESGSGKTLTSLAVLGLLPRQARTGGSILLGGEELVGLRRRALNRVRGKRIAMVFQDPSASLHPQLPVGRQLTDHMRVHLGLKGAAARARAVELLETVQVPNPAEALKRYPHQFSGGQRQRIAIACALACDPEVLLADEPTTALDVTVQAGILKLLRDLAVERNLAVLLVTHDLGVMSAIADRVAVMKDGRIVELADRETLFRDPQHEYTRMLLAALPGSRIDEAPEGQAADE; from the coding sequence ATGAGCGCGCAGAGCGCTGCCGTGCAGCAGACATCGACGCTCAGCATCCGCGACCTGACGATCGACATCGGACGCCCGCTCGTGAAGGGTGTCTCGCTCGAACTCGAGGCCGGTCGCATCCACGGTCTCGCCGGAGAATCGGGGTCGGGCAAGACGCTCACCTCGCTCGCCGTGCTGGGGCTGCTCCCGCGGCAGGCGCGGACCGGCGGGTCGATCCTGCTCGGCGGTGAAGAGCTGGTGGGCCTGCGCCGTCGCGCCCTCAACCGGGTGCGCGGCAAGCGGATCGCCATGGTCTTCCAGGATCCGTCGGCCTCTCTGCACCCGCAGCTGCCGGTCGGACGCCAGCTCACCGACCACATGCGGGTGCACCTCGGACTCAAGGGCGCCGCCGCACGGGCGCGGGCGGTCGAGCTGCTCGAGACCGTGCAGGTGCCGAACCCCGCCGAGGCACTGAAGCGCTATCCGCACCAGTTCTCCGGCGGCCAGCGTCAGCGCATCGCGATCGCATGCGCCCTGGCCTGCGACCCCGAGGTGCTGCTGGCGGACGAGCCCACCACGGCTCTCGACGTCACGGTGCAGGCCGGCATCCTGAAGCTGCTGCGCGACCTGGCGGTCGAACGCAACCTGGCCGTGCTGCTCGTGACGCACGACCTGGGCGTGATGAGCGCGATCGCCGACCGGGTCGCCGTCATGAAGGACGGCCGGATCGTGGAGCTCGCCGATCGCGAGACGCTGTTCCGCGATCCCCAGCACGAGTACACGCGCATGCTGCTCGCGGCCCTGCCGGGGTCGCGCATCGACGAGGCACCGGAAGGGCAGGCCGCAGATGAGTGA
- a CDS encoding ABC transporter permease: MSRIAAASPAGRFRFRWPRAWRTPLGIIGTVIAGAWIIVAFTAQWWVPYPPNAQVLPRLQPPGIDTFLGTDGNGRDIFSRLMTGATVSLPLALMLVIAAMIIGTLIGALAGYFGGWVDETLMRITDLFMAFPTVILAMVVAASLGPSLFNAVIAAIVVSWPQYSRVTRSIVLGLRGQNYVIAGRLLGHSPARTLFVDILPNIAGPVLVLATLDIGAAILLLSGLSFLGLGAQPPTAEWGSMISGAMQNFDAWWLGVFPGLAILTVVLAFNFLGDAMRDVLDPTAEITHEKAADHKASATGVAA, from the coding sequence ATGAGCCGCATCGCCGCCGCGTCCCCCGCCGGGCGCTTCCGATTCCGCTGGCCCCGTGCCTGGCGCACGCCGCTGGGCATCATCGGCACCGTCATCGCCGGAGCGTGGATCATCGTGGCCTTCACGGCGCAGTGGTGGGTCCCGTATCCGCCGAACGCGCAGGTGCTGCCGCGTCTGCAGCCGCCGGGCATCGACACGTTCCTGGGCACCGACGGCAACGGACGCGACATCTTCTCGCGTCTGATGACCGGAGCCACCGTGAGTCTCCCGCTGGCACTCATGCTCGTGATCGCCGCCATGATCATCGGCACGCTCATCGGTGCGCTCGCCGGATACTTCGGTGGCTGGGTCGACGAGACGCTGATGCGCATCACCGACCTGTTCATGGCCTTCCCGACCGTGATCCTCGCCATGGTGGTCGCCGCCTCGCTCGGACCGTCGCTGTTCAACGCGGTGATCGCCGCCATCGTGGTGTCGTGGCCGCAGTACTCCCGCGTCACGCGCAGCATCGTGCTGGGGCTCCGGGGTCAGAACTACGTGATCGCGGGCCGCCTGCTCGGGCACTCGCCGGCACGCACGCTGTTCGTCGACATCCTCCCGAACATCGCCGGCCCCGTCCTGGTGCTCGCGACGCTCGACATCGGTGCGGCGATCCTGCTCCTCTCCGGCCTCTCCTTCCTCGGTCTCGGCGCGCAGCCGCCGACCGCGGAGTGGGGTTCGATGATCTCGGGTGCGATGCAGAACTTCGACGCCTGGTGGCTCGGGGTCTTCCCCGGGCTCGCGATCCTGACCGTGGTGCTGGCGTTCAACTTCCTCGGAGACGCGATGCGCGACGTGCTCGACCCCACGGCCGAGATCACTCACGAGAAGGCAGCCGATCACAAGGCTTCCGCGACGGGGGTGGCCGCATGA
- a CDS encoding ABC transporter permease, with protein MTTVAVQRQAQRRRSPLIGYLLRRAGTSLLLLVGVTIVTFALTNLVPGDPVSAALGEGASQNPATRDAFIKEHGLDQPLFVQYFIYMGNLLRGDLGTSLVTGRPVTSDLATAVPATIEIAIGAIIVSLAVSIVLGTLAAYRRGLVTDQVIRVVTLVGLSVPTFWLALVSFYVFFLELRIAPGSGRISPSITPPPRVTGLYTVDYLLNGDAVGFFDALAHLALPVMVLSLVTIGLLTRFIRTSVLEVLGSDYVRAARAKGLPAMRVILDYVLRGASLPILTVVGVAFGALLSGTVLVESVFAWPGLGTYAYNSAANLDLPGIMGVGLVVGIIYLLINFIVDILYGVLDPRVRIA; from the coding sequence ATGACGACAGTGGCGGTGCAGAGGCAGGCGCAACGGCGCCGGTCGCCTCTGATCGGATACCTGCTGCGGCGGGCCGGCACCTCCCTGCTCCTGTTGGTGGGCGTGACGATCGTCACGTTCGCGCTCACCAACCTGGTGCCGGGAGACCCGGTCTCGGCCGCGCTCGGTGAGGGTGCGTCGCAGAACCCCGCGACGCGTGATGCGTTCATCAAGGAGCATGGTCTCGACCAGCCGCTGTTCGTGCAGTACTTCATCTATATGGGGAACCTGCTGCGCGGGGACCTCGGCACGTCGCTGGTGACCGGACGCCCGGTCACCAGCGACCTCGCCACCGCGGTGCCGGCGACCATCGAGATCGCGATCGGGGCGATCATCGTCAGCCTGGCGGTCAGCATCGTGCTCGGCACGCTCGCCGCCTACCGCCGTGGACTCGTCACCGACCAGGTCATCCGGGTCGTGACTCTGGTGGGCCTCAGCGTGCCGACCTTCTGGCTGGCGCTCGTGAGCTTCTACGTCTTCTTCCTCGAGCTGCGCATCGCACCGGGCTCCGGTCGCATCTCGCCGTCGATCACCCCGCCGCCGCGCGTGACCGGGCTCTACACGGTCGACTATCTCCTGAACGGAGACGCCGTCGGCTTCTTCGACGCCCTCGCACACCTGGCTCTTCCCGTCATGGTGCTCTCGCTCGTGACCATCGGCCTGCTGACCCGCTTCATCCGCACCTCGGTGCTCGAGGTGCTCGGCAGCGACTATGTGCGCGCCGCACGCGCCAAGGGCCTCCCGGCCATGCGCGTGATCCTCGACTACGTGCTGCGTGGCGCCTCGTTGCCGATCCTCACGGTGGTGGGCGTGGCGTTCGGGGCACTGCTGTCGGGCACGGTGCTCGTCGAGTCGGTGTTCGCCTGGCCGGGCCTCGGCACCTACGCCTACAACTCGGCCGCCAACCTCGACCTGCCCGGCATCATGGGCGTCGGCCTCGTGGTCGGCATCATCTACCTCCTCATCAACTTCATCGTCGACATCCTCTACGGCGTGCTCGACCCGAGAGTGAGGATCGCATGA
- a CDS encoding ABC transporter substrate-binding protein, producing MSSRRITPVIALGAVALLALAGCSGGNSATGGGQSGSDSLVIDTAFSIETTDPGHTYDPTGNMIAKALYETLVDFEGSDVSTPVPGLASWEQNDEATEFTFTLEGDRVFSDGSPIEAKDVVFSLQRIQGMEDAKPNFLLGGLTITEVDDKTIQFTSDTPLLQLPAILANPALGIVNSDVVIENGGAIDGTDSAQKFLDGASAGSGPFVLDTLDLSSQVVLTKNDEYNGDEASDYTRVVVRNVSESATQLANLKGGDSMVAMDLNGDQVAGLGDDITVDSVPSGQTIFLLLNQSSAVAGDLANVKIAEAIRYALDYDALLELAGAGSVQATGVIPPGFEGALDSGVEQDLDKAKAALAEAGYTGQTLKLQFPNDYPVGGVEFTPLAERVQAQLEDAGITVDLAPAPFATELDAYVNGTEGFGLWFWGPDYADSANFLPFAPGLKVGLRAGWAAEANPEIAGIAAGAAAATDPDQRTAAFTDFAEAMQAEGPFVPLIVPGRNISSADSVKGAVYNSVWEMDIAEITPAG from the coding sequence ATGTCGTCACGCCGTATCACGCCGGTCATCGCGCTCGGAGCCGTCGCGCTCCTCGCGCTCGCAGGTTGCTCGGGAGGGAACTCGGCGACTGGCGGCGGACAGTCCGGCTCCGACTCCCTCGTCATCGACACCGCGTTCTCGATCGAGACCACCGACCCGGGTCACACCTACGACCCGACCGGCAACATGATCGCGAAGGCCCTGTACGAGACCCTCGTCGACTTCGAGGGCTCCGACGTCTCGACCCCGGTGCCGGGCCTGGCATCCTGGGAGCAGAACGACGAGGCGACCGAGTTCACCTTCACGCTCGAGGGCGACCGCGTCTTCTCCGACGGATCGCCGATCGAGGCGAAGGACGTCGTGTTCTCGCTGCAGCGCATCCAGGGCATGGAAGACGCCAAGCCGAACTTCCTCCTCGGCGGCCTCACGATCACCGAGGTCGACGACAAGACGATCCAGTTCACGTCCGACACCCCGCTGCTGCAGCTGCCCGCGATCCTCGCGAACCCGGCTCTCGGCATCGTCAACTCCGACGTCGTGATCGAGAACGGCGGTGCGATCGACGGCACCGACTCGGCACAGAAGTTCCTCGACGGCGCATCCGCCGGCTCCGGCCCCTTCGTGCTCGACACCCTCGACCTCAGCTCGCAGGTCGTGCTGACGAAGAACGACGAGTACAACGGTGACGAGGCCTCCGACTACACGCGCGTGGTCGTCCGCAACGTCTCGGAGAGCGCCACCCAGCTCGCCAACCTCAAGGGCGGCGACTCGATGGTCGCGATGGACCTGAACGGCGACCAGGTCGCCGGCCTCGGCGACGACATCACGGTCGACTCCGTTCCGTCCGGCCAGACGATCTTCCTGCTGCTGAACCAGTCCTCGGCCGTCGCCGGTGACCTGGCGAACGTGAAGATCGCCGAGGCGATCCGCTACGCGCTCGACTACGACGCCCTGCTGGAGCTGGCCGGCGCCGGCTCCGTGCAGGCGACCGGCGTCATCCCTCCCGGATTCGAGGGTGCTCTCGACAGCGGCGTGGAGCAGGACCTCGACAAGGCGAAGGCCGCGCTCGCAGAGGCCGGCTACACGGGCCAGACCCTGAAGCTGCAGTTCCCGAACGACTACCCGGTCGGCGGCGTGGAGTTCACCCCGCTCGCCGAGCGCGTGCAGGCACAGCTCGAAGACGCCGGCATCACGGTCGACCTCGCCCCCGCGCCCTTCGCGACCGAGCTCGACGCCTACGTCAACGGCACCGAGGGCTTCGGTCTGTGGTTCTGGGGTCCGGACTACGCGGACTCCGCGAACTTCCTGCCTTTCGCCCCGGGCCTGAAGGTCGGCCTCCGCGCCGGCTGGGCCGCCGAGGCCAACCCGGAGATCGCCGGTATCGCGGCCGGTGCTGCCGCCGCGACCGACCCCGACCAGCGCACCGCCGCCTTCACCGACTTCGCCGAGGCGATGCAGGCCGAGGGTCCGTTCGTCCCGCTGATCGTGCCCGGTCGCAACATCTCCTCCGCGGACAGCGTGAAGGGTGCGGTGTACAACTCCGTCTGGGAGATGGACATCGCCGAGATCACGCCGGCCGGCTGA
- a CDS encoding Lrp/AsnC family transcriptional regulator — translation MDETAYRILEVLRDNGRVSIAALADKVGISRANAYTRVESLVHDGVITGFSARVDQAKAGLSIGALVFVTVMPQAWASFRERVLEMPDVEWCAITTGEHDAMLLIRAVDVSGVHEFSTGVIAQLPEVRTVVSVVVLDEVIRRPYLLPADLPKRDTEIPLGMTRWTPASPGRDALPPR, via the coding sequence TTGGACGAGACGGCGTACAGAATCCTCGAAGTCCTGCGTGATAACGGTCGTGTCTCGATCGCGGCACTCGCCGACAAGGTCGGGATCTCCCGCGCGAATGCGTACACGCGGGTCGAGTCGCTCGTGCACGACGGGGTCATCACGGGCTTCAGCGCTCGCGTCGATCAGGCGAAGGCGGGGCTCTCCATCGGCGCGCTCGTGTTCGTCACGGTGATGCCGCAGGCCTGGGCGTCGTTCCGCGAACGCGTGCTGGAGATGCCCGACGTCGAGTGGTGCGCCATCACCACCGGCGAGCACGACGCCATGCTGCTCATCCGCGCCGTCGACGTCAGCGGCGTGCACGAGTTCTCCACCGGCGTGATCGCCCAGCTGCCCGAGGTGCGCACGGTCGTGAGCGTCGTCGTGCTCGACGAGGTGATCCGCCGCCCCTACCTGCTGCCGGCGGACCTGCCGAAGCGCGACACCGAGATCCCGCTCGGGATGACGCGGTGGACGCCCGCCTCTCCCGGTCGCGACGCCCTCCCGCCGCGCTGA
- a CDS encoding arylsulfatase, which yields MSEPQRSSLPIPDLAYTGTVTYDATDPDTSFPPITPVRPPKDAPNVLVVLIDDVGFGASSAFGGPIHTPNFERVAAAGLKYTRFHTTALCSPTRAALLSGRNHHTVGMGGITEIATSAPGYNSLRPNSCAPLAETLKLNGYNTAQFGKCHEVPVWQASAIGPFDGWPTPGNGFEYFYGFIGGETNQWYPAIYENTTPVEPWGTPEQGYHFMGDMTDKAIGWTREQKMLAPDVPSFTYFAPGATHAPHHVPAEWADKYKGQFDQGWDEIRKETFARQLELGVIPADAVLTDRSPGIPAWDEMSDLIKPALARQMEVYAGFLAYADHHVGRLLDAYEELGILDDTLVYVIIGDNGASAEGSMHGTTNEGFTINHMNDVETEQYVADHIDDIGTPSSYNHYAVGWAHAMDTPYQWTKQVASHWGGTRNGTIVSWPNGGVEKGGIRNQFSHVIDVAPTVLEAAGIPEPTSVNGVTQRPYEGTPMNYTFADAEAEERHITQYFEMVGNRAIYHKGWTAVAKHKDPWLGSDHGLDDDRWELYNVDEDWTQSHDLADQEPERLAHLQQLFLIQAARFNVLPLDIRTAERFNPDLAGRPVLSMSDTQKFYPGMKRLSENTTINIKNKSWTVTARVAVPESGVDGVLIAQGGAYGGWSFYTKDSRLAFAYNLLGIDVDIIRSDDPIPAGEQELRAHFAYDGGGLAKGGTVTLYAGDDKIGEGRVHKTIPFQFTFDETVDVGCDLASPVSPDYPAAGNGFTGTLEWVRIDLGDDDHSHLIDDSHKLAVAMLKQ from the coding sequence ATGTCCGAACCCCAGCGTTCCAGTCTTCCGATCCCCGATCTGGCCTACACGGGCACGGTCACCTACGACGCGACCGACCCGGACACGTCCTTCCCGCCGATCACGCCCGTGCGCCCGCCGAAAGATGCCCCGAACGTCCTCGTGGTACTCATCGACGACGTCGGCTTCGGCGCGTCCAGTGCCTTCGGCGGTCCGATCCACACCCCGAACTTCGAGCGTGTGGCCGCCGCAGGGCTCAAGTACACCCGCTTCCACACCACGGCCCTGTGCTCGCCGACCCGTGCCGCTCTGCTCAGCGGACGCAATCACCACACCGTCGGCATGGGCGGCATCACCGAGATCGCGACATCGGCCCCCGGCTACAACTCCCTGCGCCCCAACAGCTGCGCGCCGCTGGCCGAGACCCTCAAGCTCAACGGCTACAACACCGCCCAGTTCGGCAAGTGCCACGAGGTGCCGGTGTGGCAGGCGAGCGCGATCGGACCGTTCGACGGCTGGCCCACCCCGGGCAACGGCTTCGAGTACTTCTACGGCTTCATCGGCGGCGAGACCAACCAGTGGTATCCGGCGATCTACGAGAACACCACGCCCGTCGAGCCGTGGGGCACACCCGAGCAGGGCTATCACTTCATGGGCGACATGACCGACAAGGCGATCGGCTGGACGCGCGAGCAGAAGATGCTGGCCCCCGATGTGCCGTCGTTCACCTACTTCGCCCCGGGCGCGACGCACGCCCCGCATCATGTGCCCGCCGAGTGGGCGGACAAGTACAAGGGGCAGTTCGATCAGGGATGGGACGAGATCCGCAAGGAGACCTTCGCCCGTCAGCTCGAGCTCGGTGTCATCCCGGCCGACGCCGTGCTCACCGACCGCAGCCCCGGCATCCCCGCATGGGACGAGATGAGCGACCTGATCAAGCCCGCCCTGGCCCGACAGATGGAGGTGTACGCCGGCTTCCTCGCCTACGCCGACCATCACGTCGGTCGCCTGCTCGACGCCTATGAAGAGCTCGGCATCCTCGACGACACCCTCGTCTACGTGATCATCGGCGACAACGGCGCGAGCGCCGAGGGGTCGATGCACGGCACGACCAACGAGGGCTTCACGATCAACCACATGAACGATGTCGAGACCGAGCAGTATGTGGCCGACCACATCGACGACATCGGCACCCCGAGTTCGTACAACCACTACGCGGTGGGCTGGGCCCACGCCATGGACACCCCGTATCAGTGGACCAAGCAGGTCGCCAGCCACTGGGGCGGCACCCGCAACGGCACGATCGTCAGCTGGCCGAATGGAGGCGTGGAGAAGGGCGGCATCCGCAACCAGTTCTCGCACGTGATCGATGTCGCCCCGACGGTGCTCGAAGCCGCGGGCATCCCCGAACCGACGAGCGTGAACGGTGTGACGCAGCGCCCCTACGAGGGGACGCCGATGAACTACACATTCGCGGACGCGGAGGCCGAGGAGCGCCACATCACGCAGTACTTCGAGATGGTCGGCAACCGCGCGATCTATCACAAGGGGTGGACGGCGGTCGCGAAGCACAAGGATCCGTGGCTCGGATCGGACCACGGACTCGACGACGACCGATGGGAGCTCTACAACGTCGACGAGGACTGGACCCAGTCCCACGACCTCGCCGACCAGGAACCGGAGCGGCTCGCCCACCTGCAGCAGCTCTTCCTCATCCAGGCAGCGCGCTTCAACGTGCTTCCCCTCGACATCCGCACTGCCGAGCGGTTCAACCCCGACCTCGCCGGTCGTCCGGTGCTCTCGATGAGCGACACCCAGAAGTTCTACCCGGGCATGAAGCGCCTCAGCGAGAACACCACCATCAACATCAAGAACAAGTCGTGGACCGTGACCGCCCGCGTCGCGGTGCCCGAATCCGGAGTCGACGGCGTGCTCATCGCGCAGGGCGGCGCCTACGGCGGGTGGTCGTTCTACACGAAGGACAGCCGCCTCGCGTTCGCCTACAACCTGCTCGGCATCGATGTCGACATCATCCGCTCCGACGATCCGATCCCTGCCGGCGAGCAGGAGCTGCGGGCGCACTTCGCCTATGACGGCGGCGGACTCGCCAAGGGCGGCACCGTCACCCTCTACGCGGGCGACGACAAGATCGGCGAAGGGCGCGTGCACAAGACGATCCCGTTCCAGTTCACTTTCGACGAGACCGTGGATGTCGGCTGCGACCTGGCCTCGCCGGTCTCGCCCGACTACCCGGCAGCAGGCAACGGCTTCACCGGCACGCTCGAGTGGGTGCGCATCGATCTCGGAGACGACGACCACTCCCATCTGATCGACGACTCGCACAAGCTCGCCGTCGCGATGCTCAAGCAGTAG
- a CDS encoding GNAT family protein translates to MTAPEQGSVPVQEPARFAPEYPIRTERLLLRPIATADAVAMHVYKSDPDAVRYVPYPPLELADVERRIATTWSNTRFTKEGDAVSLAVEERASGALVGDVVLFWRSENDRSGEVGYIFDPRATGRGYATEAVDALLALGFDGLGLHRIVARLDERNTSSARVADRLGFRREARFVESEWFKDEWTTLLVYALLGDEWRGRHGRR, encoded by the coding sequence GTGACGGCGCCGGAGCAGGGGTCGGTGCCGGTGCAGGAGCCGGCGAGGTTCGCCCCCGAGTACCCGATCCGCACGGAGCGGCTGCTCCTGCGCCCGATCGCCACCGCCGATGCCGTCGCGATGCACGTGTACAAGTCGGATCCGGATGCCGTGCGATACGTGCCGTATCCACCGCTGGAGCTGGCCGACGTCGAACGGCGCATCGCCACCACCTGGTCGAACACGCGGTTCACGAAGGAGGGCGACGCTGTCTCCCTCGCCGTCGAGGAGCGTGCGTCCGGAGCCCTGGTCGGCGACGTGGTGCTGTTCTGGCGCAGCGAGAACGACCGATCCGGCGAGGTCGGATACATCTTCGACCCGCGGGCCACAGGCCGGGGCTACGCGACCGAGGCGGTCGATGCGCTCCTCGCCCTCGGTTTCGACGGCCTGGGCCTGCATCGCATCGTCGCGCGGCTCGATGAGCGCAACACGTCATCCGCGCGGGTCGCCGACAGGCTCGGCTTCCGACGCGAGGCGCGGTTCGTGGAGAGCGAGTGGTTCAAGGACGAGTGGACGACCCTGCTCGTCTACGCCCTCCTCGGCGACGAATGGCGCGGACGCCACGGGCGGAGATAG